The region GGAAGATCCGCCACGATTGCAGTCGTGCGATGCCGCGTTCGCACGGTGCCCGTACCGAAAAGCATCACTGCCCCCAACGGTGCGTTGCGTGCTCGAGGGCCTGTCGGCCGGCGGTCGAGTCGAATCACTAGATCATGCGATGCGCCTCAGGAGCGCCCGGAGCCACTCTGGCTGTTCGGGGCTGTCCGGACGCGGTGCCCACCGCATGGCCGCCCGTGTGAGGAGCGTCCCGGTGCGACTGCCGCTCATGGTGTGTCGGGCTCCGTGTCACATTTTTCGATCCCCGCCGGTCATTGGTTCGACAGGTCAAGTGGATGAGGGAGGCGTGCGGTCTTGGACGTCCATGAGGCGGTCATGAGCAGCCGGGCGGTACGCGGATTCACCGACCGGCATGTCCCGCAGGAGGTGGTGGAGCGCGTGCTGTCCGCCGCTGACTGGGCCGGCCGGATCGAACCGCCATCCGTGGCACGTCTACGTGTCGGCCGGCTGGTCATTGGCCGAGAGTAAGAAGAGTGTCGGCGAGCAGCGCTACGGCGCAGTCGCTGTGCCACGCGAGGACATGGAGGCGTGACAGCGGGCCGTTGCCGCGAATGGGGGCTGTTTCGGCGCTCCGGCCGCCCTCGGTTCGAGGACGCCATTGTCACATTCCCTGTGGGCTAGGCTGCGAAATTCATTGCCTGTCCCAGTGCGGGGTCGATGGTCAACCGTTGGCTGTGCCGAAGGCCGCATGCCGACCCCCTGAGGCAGGTCCTGCCGCTCTGCCGGCCAGCCGAATCACTCAATTATGCGATGCGTCTACATGCCAATATGGCTCATTATGGCCTGGTTGGCGAAGAATGAATTCCATTACCTGAAGAAAAGTGCAGCTGTTGCTCAGAGTCCTGGTGTGAGCCAAGGGGCGGGCCGCGAGACCACGATGTCTCTGCCTGACCGCCATTGTCCCGACAACAGCCTGCGACATTCCTATGTGCCGGTTCGGTCGGAGGAGCGGGGCCGATTCGGATCTCTGGTTCAGACGCGATTGGACCAGTCGTGACTTTTGGTGGCCACATTTCCCGCACCACCCGAACAAGCCAAGCGGAGCCTCATGCCCGGCGCGATGTCGGCCGTGAGGAGCGCGTCGCAGGACGGATTGTCGAAGCCGCCTGGCTGCACGCGGTAGCGAAATGACCTTGCCACGCGACAGCCGTATCCGGAAAAACGAGGACCGCAGGATCATGTATCTCAAGTCGTCCCCTATCACGAGTGACCTTGACGAGGCTGTTTCTGCCTTTGTGCAGCACCGGGCGCGCCTCTTCGGGATCGCCTACCGTGTGCTCGGCAGTGTGGTCGAGGCTGAGGACGTGGTCCAGGAGGTGTGGCTGCGTTGGCAGAAGACCGACCGCTCCGTTGTGGTGAGCCCGGTGGCCTTCCTGTCGAGCGCGACGACCCGCTTGGCCATCAACGTGGCGCAGTCGGCGAGGGTGCGTCGGGAGACCTACATCGGGCCGTGGTTGCCCGAGCCTGTCGACACCAGTTTGGACCCGGAGGTGGGCGCGCAGCGGGCGGAGGCTTTGGAGTTGGCCCTGTTGCTGGTACTGGAGAAGCTGAGTCCCACTGAACGGGCCGCGTACGTCCTGCGCGAGGCGTTCGACTACTCCTATCCGGAGATTGCTGGGATCCTGCAGCTCAGCGTCGTCAACGTGCGCCAGATCGTGAGTCGTTCCCGCAAGCGTCTGTCGGGCGAGCCGCGGGCGAGTGTGGACGCGGTGGAGCATCGACGCCTGCTGGATGCCTTCGTCTCAGCGGCTCGCACCGGGGATGTGGCCTCGTTGGAAGCCGTCCTCACCCCTGACATCGTCAGCCTGTCCGACGGCAACGGTCTCCGAGGCGCCGCCCGTGTACCTGTGGTGGGCCGTGCGCGTGTGGCCAACCTGGCGACCGCCACTCCGCGGTTCTGGCGGGAGGCGGACCTGGGACTGGTCCAGGCCAATGGCCGTACGAGCGTGATGATGTACCGCGACGGCTCTCCCACCGCGATCCTGACGATCGCCGCTTCGAGGGAAGGCATACGCAAGGTGATGTGGGTGTTCAACCCGAGCAAGATCGCCGCATTTCTGGACTCCCGTGCCCGCTGCGCAACTGTTCCCGGTCTTGCATCGGCCCATGGGTGAGCCACGCTCCCCAGTTTCCTCAACCGGGCGCCGGCCGCCGCGAATTCACCACCGGAGGCCGGGTCCGGCGCGCCACGGAGGCGTTCCGATCACGCCTCCGTCGACCGGTTTGGCGGGTGGTAATCGGCAGTCGGCGAGCCCGTACAAGCCGGGGTGAGAGGCCTGTGGCGCTCAACGTCCGCCATGCTGGGGGACCGTGGCGAGCGGTAGCGACAAGGTCGTGCTGGACGGCTGTGTGGCCGACGGCCGGCATCAGCCCCCGCGGACGCAAGTCGTCCTCGGCCCGTTGGGTGCCCATGGTTGATATATGGCGGCCGTGGCCCCGGCGGTGTCGGAGTCGGGCCACAAGAGCAGCGGCATACCCCAGGCTCTGGTGCCGGTGATGATCGGTGCCGCGGTCGCCGCACAGTGGTACGGAAGTGCGATCGCCGTACGCGGATAGGCCCGGGCGAACTCCTCGGGGTCGCTCAGCCAGACCAGCCGTCGTTGACGCAGCGCCTCCCGCACCGGAACAGGACGGGACAGCGCCACCCGGGACAAGGGCGTCAGATATTCCGCCGGTAGTCCTGCGGTCACCTCCAACCGCAGCGCCTGCCCGTGGGACGCCAGCAAGAAGATCGCACCGGCGAGCACCCCCGTGTCGTGCACGGCGAACTCCAGCAGCCGGTCCAGCTTCGCCCGGCGAATCGACCCGGATGCGGTGAGGACGGACGAGGCCCGTAGGGCTGTACCGCGCCGTCTTCCCGCATGGCGCACATACCAGCACCGTACGTCCGCACCGGCCGACCCCGCGCGGGAGAACCGTCTGAGCCCGCCATCGCGGCAGCATCCCTTGTCACAGATCACAGAGTCATCTGGTCAATGGCCTGAAAAGGGACAAGTAGCGACGCGATCCCGCTCATGTCCGAGTCCGGAATTGAGAACGGTGACGAAGCACTGCGTGCCGCAGGCGTTTGCCCCGCCGCGACCTATCCGAGGACAACGACTCGATGATCAGCACTGACAAAGTGATACCCGGTAAGCAGCCGAACATCCGCGAGCCCTCGGAGTCGGCGATTGCGATGCTCGACGAGCTGGGGACGGTGGTCGGGTGGACGCGGGCCGCTGAGCGGCTGGTCGGACACTCCGCCGGCGACGTCGTGGGCCGGTCGGCCTCAGTCGTACTGCTGCACCCCGAAAAAGCGCCGACGACGGCGGAGTTCGTCGAGCAGTGCCATGCCCAGCACGGTTGGTGGGGCACGACGACGCTGCGGCACAGAGATGGTCACAGGCTCGACGTGAGCCTGCGGGTCTCGATGCTGTGGGGGCAGGGCGAATCGGTCCGGTGGCTCGTGTCCGTGACCGACATCGGCGAGGTCTCCGGGGAAGCGACGAACGGACTGCTGCGGGAGTCGCTGCTCGCTCGTGTCCCGATGGGCATCGTCGTGGGGGACCCGCAACTGCGCTGCGCCTGGGTGAACGACACGATGGAGAGCCACGACGGTATTTCCCGCGACCGACGGATCGGACGTCGATTCACCGATGTGCTGCCAGGTGTCGAGACCGAAGCGCTCGCATCAGCGATGCGACAGGCTGTCCACAGCGGGCCCACCGAGGTCCACGGCTACCGGACGCGGCTGCCGTCGAGCCCGTATCGGGAGCACACGTTCGCAGCTTCGATCTTCTGCCTCCGGGACGCCGGCGGCCTGGTGCTGGGGGTGTGCGTCATCAGCGTCGACGTCACCGAGAGCCGGCGGGCGCGCGATCGCCTGGCCATACTCAGCGAGAGCAGTATCCGCCTCGGCAGCAGCCTGGACGTGATGCAGACCAGCCAGGACCTGGCCGACCTGGCCGTGCCTCTGCTCGCCGACTACGTCGCCGTCGACCTTGAGCAGTCGGTCCCGGGTGGCGAAGGGCCCCCGGTTCACATCGGCTTCACAGGCGAGCGCCTCCCTGTTTTCAGGCGCACAGGTCTGGCATCGATTCATCATGGGGTCCCGGAGTCCCCGTGGGTGCACGGTGAGGTGGTCCCCTGGCCGCCCGCCTCGCCCTTCACCGACGTCCTGAGCTCCGGGAGGCCCCACCTTGAGCCGGTCCTGGACACCGCTCCGGGTACATGGATCGACCGTGACCCCGCGCGGGCGCAGAAGAT is a window of Streptomyces sp. NBC_00271 DNA encoding:
- a CDS encoding RNA polymerase sigma-70 factor, translating into MYLKSSPITSDLDEAVSAFVQHRARLFGIAYRVLGSVVEAEDVVQEVWLRWQKTDRSVVVSPVAFLSSATTRLAINVAQSARVRRETYIGPWLPEPVDTSLDPEVGAQRAEALELALLLVLEKLSPTERAAYVLREAFDYSYPEIAGILQLSVVNVRQIVSRSRKRLSGEPRASVDAVEHRRLLDAFVSAARTGDVASLEAVLTPDIVSLSDGNGLRGAARVPVVGRARVANLATATPRFWREADLGLVQANGRTSVMMYRDGSPTAILTIAASREGIRKVMWVFNPSKIAAFLDSRARCATVPGLASAHG